A region from the Bradyrhizobium erythrophlei genome encodes:
- a CDS encoding ABC transporter permease, with product MPHKTFVWLCLLPLAVVTVAFFLLPMARLVVTGAEGPHGLAGYLAILTEPRYRATLINTVLLAAATTIATLVIATIAGMFLQRHRFPGRTGLIAMLTFPLAFPGVVVGFLIILLAGRQGLIGDISSRLFGEKLVFAYSIYGLFLGYLYFSIPRVILTIMAAVQKLDVGLEEAARSLGASPWEVQRDVVLPALGPAFVASGAIAFATAMGAFGTAFTLATNIDVLPMLIYTEFTLAANFATSAALSVGLGIIAWAILALARSFSGGTVAAAG from the coding sequence ATGCCGCATAAAACCTTCGTCTGGCTGTGTCTGTTGCCGCTCGCCGTGGTGACGGTGGCATTCTTCCTGCTGCCGATGGCGCGGCTGGTGGTGACCGGCGCCGAGGGGCCGCATGGGCTGGCCGGATATCTGGCCATCCTCACCGAACCGCGCTACCGCGCCACCCTGATCAACACCGTTTTGCTGGCGGCAGCGACCACGATCGCCACGCTGGTCATCGCCACGATCGCGGGAATGTTCCTGCAGCGCCATCGCTTTCCCGGCCGCACGGGATTGATCGCGATGCTGACCTTTCCGCTGGCGTTTCCCGGCGTGGTCGTCGGCTTCCTGATCATCCTGCTCGCCGGCCGTCAGGGCCTGATCGGCGACATCTCCAGCCGTTTGTTCGGCGAGAAGCTGGTCTTTGCCTATTCGATCTATGGGCTGTTTCTCGGCTATCTCTATTTCTCGATCCCGCGCGTCATCCTCACCATCATGGCGGCGGTGCAGAAACTCGACGTCGGGCTGGAAGAAGCCGCCCGCTCGCTCGGCGCGAGCCCCTGGGAGGTGCAGCGCGACGTCGTGCTGCCGGCGCTGGGGCCGGCTTTCGTGGCCTCCGGGGCCATTGCCTTTGCGACCGCGATGGGCGCGTTCGGGACGGCGTTTACGCTGGCGACCAATATCGATGTGCTGCCGATGCTGATCTATACCGAGTTCACGCTGGCTGCGAATTTTGCAACGTCCGCGGCGCTGTCGGTCGGGCTCGGAATTATCGCCTGGGCCATCCTGGCGCTGGCGCGCTCGTTCAGCGGCGGCACGGTTGCGGCGGCCGGATGA
- a CDS encoding ABC transporter substrate-binding protein → MKTVRFVLALLVLALVAPLQPAKAADVICYNCPPEWADWASMLKAIKADLNYDIPHDNKNSGQALAQILAEKSNPVGDIGYFGVTFGMKAKAQDALEPYKPANWDQVPAGLKDPDGYWTTIHSGTLGLFVNKDALGGKPVPACWKDLLKPDYKGMVGYLDPSSAAVGYVGAVAINLALGGSASNFDPAITFFKELRKNDPIVPKQTSYARVVSGEMPILLDYDFNAYRAKYSEKGNFEFVIPCEGSVVFPYVVGLVKNAPDKEKAKKVLDYLLSDKGQAIWTNAYLRPARPIDLPEAVKKKFLPDSDYARAKSVDWGQMENVQKGFVDRYLAEVR, encoded by the coding sequence GGCGGCCGACGTGATCTGCTACAATTGCCCGCCGGAATGGGCGGACTGGGCTTCGATGCTCAAGGCCATCAAGGCCGATCTCAACTACGACATTCCCCACGACAACAAGAATTCGGGGCAGGCGCTGGCGCAAATCCTGGCCGAGAAGAGCAATCCGGTCGGCGATATCGGCTATTTCGGCGTCACCTTCGGCATGAAGGCGAAAGCGCAGGACGCGCTCGAGCCTTACAAGCCCGCCAATTGGGACCAGGTGCCCGCAGGCTTGAAGGACCCGGACGGCTACTGGACCACGATCCACTCCGGTACGCTCGGCCTGTTCGTGAACAAGGATGCGCTGGGCGGCAAACCGGTGCCGGCCTGCTGGAAGGATCTGTTGAAGCCGGACTATAAAGGCATGGTCGGCTATCTCGATCCAAGCTCGGCCGCGGTGGGCTATGTCGGCGCCGTGGCGATCAATCTGGCGCTCGGCGGGTCCGCTTCGAATTTCGACCCGGCGATTACCTTCTTCAAGGAGCTGCGCAAGAACGATCCGATCGTTCCCAAGCAGACCTCGTATGCGCGCGTCGTGTCCGGCGAGATGCCGATCCTGCTGGATTATGACTTCAACGCCTATCGCGCCAAATATTCGGAGAAGGGCAATTTCGAGTTTGTGATTCCCTGCGAGGGCTCGGTGGTGTTCCCTTACGTCGTTGGCCTCGTGAAAAACGCGCCCGACAAGGAAAAGGCCAAGAAGGTGCTGGACTATCTGCTGTCCGACAAGGGGCAGGCGATCTGGACCAACGCCTATCTGCGCCCGGCGCGCCCGATTGACTTGCCGGAAGCCGTGAAGAAGAAGTTCCTGCCGGACAGCGACTATGCCCGCGCCAAAAGCGTCGACTGGGGCCAGATGGAAAACGTGCAAAAAGGCTTCGTCGACCGCTATCTCGCCGAGGTCCGCTGA